A segment of the Sphingomonas kaistensis genome:
GCGAGGCCCTGGTCTCGACCTACCGGACCAATCCCACCCTCAACGGCCAGCGCGAAGCGCTTCGAGTCAATGACGCGGGGGTCGCGGTTGCCCGCGCCGCCGGTCGTCCGCAGGTCGCCGCCACCGTTGGGCTCAATCGCGACCTTACCCGGTCGGGCGTGCTCGACACCGGTCGCGGCAAGGGCCCGGTCGTGTCGGGCGGGCTCGACCTTAGCCTGCCGCTGTTCCAGGGCGGCCGGGTCAGGAATTCGGTCGAGGCCGCGCGGACCCGCGTCGAAGCCGGGCGCGCGACCCTTCGCGCGGTCGAGGGCGATGTCTTCGTCCAGGCGGTCCAGGCCTATATGGACGTGATCCGCGACCGCGCCATCGTCGAGCTCAACCGCAACCAGATCCAGGTCCTCACCACCAACCTCCAGGCGACCCAGGACCGCTTCGAGATCGGCGACCTGACCCGCACCGACGTCGCCCAGTCCGAAGCCCGCCTGTCGCTGGCGCGTTCGAACCTCGCGCTGGCGCAGGGCCGCCTGTTGTCGAGTGAAGCCTTTTATCGCCAGGTCGTCGGATCGGCGCCCGGCCAGCTTGCCTCGCCGCCGCCGCTTCCCCCGCTTCCCGCCAATGCCGAGGAAGCGGTGCGGATCGCACTGGTGTCCAATCCCGACGTGATCGCCGTGGTCCGCCAGGCCGAAGCCGCCGGGCTCGACGTACGGGTCGCTGCCGCCGATCGCCTGCCGACCGTGTCGGGCGTGCTCAGCGGCGATTATGTGAACACCGTGGGCGGCAGCTCGGCGGGCATTCCGCGCGCCGGGACGCAGACCACCGTCGGCGTCAACACGCGCATTCCGCTCTATCAGGGCGGCCTGCCCAGCGCACGCATCGCCCAGGCCCGCGCGGTCGAAGGGCAATTGCTCGAGCGCACCATCGAGACCGAACGATTGATCGTCCAGTCGGTCCGCTCCGCCTTCGCCAGCGTGGTCGCGACCCGCCAGGCGATCGCTTCCAACGAGGTCGCCGTTTCCGCCGCCCAACTCGCGCTCGAGGGCGCCCGGGCCGAACGCAGCGTCGGCACCCGCACCGTACTCGACGTCCTGAATGCCGAGCAGGAATTGCTGAACGCGCAGGTCCAGTTGGTCACCGCGCGGCGCGACCAATATGTCGCCGGCTTCCAGCTGCTGAACGCGATGGGCCAGGCCGAGGCCGAGGACCTCGGGCTCGAGGGCGGGCCGCTCTACGATCCGATCGGTGCCTATCGCCGGGTCGCAGGCCAGTGGAACGACTGGTCCAGCGAGAAGCGCTACGTGCCGCGTTCGACCCGCACCGTGTC
Coding sequences within it:
- a CDS encoding TolC family outer membrane protein, which gives rise to MRHLLSCSALAALILASPAAADTLREALVSTYRTNPTLNGQREALRVNDAGVAVARAAGRPQVAATVGLNRDLTRSGVLDTGRGKGPVVSGGLDLSLPLFQGGRVRNSVEAARTRVEAGRATLRAVEGDVFVQAVQAYMDVIRDRAIVELNRNQIQVLTTNLQATQDRFEIGDLTRTDVAQSEARLSLARSNLALAQGRLLSSEAFYRQVVGSAPGQLASPPPLPPLPANAEEAVRIALVSNPDVIAVVRQAEAAGLDVRVAAADRLPTVSGVLSGDYVNTVGGSSAGIPRAGTQTTVGVNTRIPLYQGGLPSARIAQARAVEGQLLERTIETERLIVQSVRSAFASVVATRQAIASNEVAVSAAQLALEGARAERSVGTRTVLDVLNAEQELLNAQVQLVTARRDQYVAGFQLLNAMGQAEAEDLGLEGGPLYDPIGAYRRVAGQWNDWSSEKRYVPRSTRTVSAAEEPLATQPAAPIAGPPSPGVTTPPR